The following are from one region of the Gossypium hirsutum isolate 1008001.06 chromosome D03, Gossypium_hirsutum_v2.1, whole genome shotgun sequence genome:
- the LOC107950606 gene encoding uncharacterized protein, translating into MNKSRTRRYTLFLLWLIILSHQIRPVVCEGNQYNEEKPSLFQLVSNTFSLLKKSHQSSWEKVKTIIHEFQLQFTPPSLDFRGTGGKDPGKASDGTGEKVKEAVKDSIETSEAIAEETAKTAAEAVHKTDEKVKESASSKPDDSHEEL; encoded by the exons ATGAACAAATCAAGAACAAGACGCTACACATTGTTTCTCCTTTGGTTAATCATCCTATCTCATCAAATCCGACCAGTTGTTTGTGAAGGAAACCAGTACAACGAAGAGAAACCATCATTGTTCCAGTTGGTCTCAAACACCTTTTCTTTGTTGAAGAAATCCCATCAAAGTTCATGGGAAAAGGTCAAAACCATCATCCATGAGTTCCAGTTGCAGTTCACTCCTCCAAGTCTAGA TTTTAGAGGCACAGGAGGGAAAGACCCAGGTAAGGCTAGTGATGGAACAGGAGAGAAGGTGAAAGAAGCAGTGAAGGACAGCATTGAAACAAGTGAAGCAATAGCTGAAGAAACTGCAAAAACTGCCGCAGAAGCTGTCCACAAAACTGATGAGAAGGTGAAAGAGAGTGCTTCTTCTAAACCAGACGATTCTCATGAGGAACTGTAA